The Pedobacter mucosus genome window below encodes:
- a CDS encoding RagB/SusD family nutrient uptake outer membrane protein yields the protein MINKTFQKYTLLFSLLVLTISCTKLEFTPSDTISPDKAFRNISDINLGLLGAYALVNETTIGVVSTVSDEATFPTENTVGNSDAFRWLYTASNGSVTSLYSNNYTAIDRINRTLAGLDALTLTGADLVTGNRYRGELLALRAYFHFELLRSYAPAYQTGALGVPYMKVSIISYPARDNFEVVVANAKADLIASKGLIPATFTDKTRITKVAVSAIQARLALYEKNWADAITYSNEVITTYPLATKAQFPGIWTDANDSEVIWKAKRVGTTDSRIGDSYFRQTGGIVLYAPAFKLINTFDKINDLRYPAYIKFDATRTGTKSQYLVNKYIGGTSTTPGLADIKLFRTGEMYLIKAEAEAESTGDAAGDLNALRNARINGYVNATFADKATLITAILDERYKELAFEGHRFFDLKRRNLPVQRLAADAVNASGAVTLLTTQAQYSLPIPVLEISVNKNTVQNPGY from the coding sequence ATGATTAATAAAACATTTCAAAAATACACGCTTCTATTTTCTTTGTTGGTTTTAACTATATCGTGTACAAAACTCGAATTTACACCATCTGATACCATTTCACCAGATAAAGCATTTAGAAATATAAGCGATATAAATTTAGGTTTGCTTGGCGCTTATGCGTTAGTAAATGAAACTACAATTGGTGTCGTGTCAACCGTATCTGATGAGGCCACTTTTCCAACCGAAAATACTGTTGGTAATAGTGATGCTTTTAGGTGGTTATATACCGCTAGCAACGGCTCAGTTACCTCATTATATTCAAATAACTATACAGCAATAGATCGAATTAACAGGACGTTGGCTGGTTTGGATGCTTTAACTTTAACTGGCGCAGACTTAGTAACGGGAAATCGTTATCGTGGAGAATTATTGGCTTTACGTGCTTATTTTCACTTCGAACTTTTGCGCAGTTACGCCCCAGCCTATCAAACCGGTGCACTTGGGGTTCCGTATATGAAGGTTTCAATAATTTCTTACCCTGCAAGGGATAATTTTGAAGTTGTAGTTGCTAATGCAAAAGCTGATTTAATTGCATCGAAAGGATTAATACCTGCAACTTTTACTGATAAAACACGGATTACTAAGGTAGCGGTATCCGCTATCCAAGCAAGGTTGGCACTTTACGAAAAAAACTGGGCCGATGCAATCACTTATTCAAATGAGGTAATCACAACCTATCCTTTAGCAACAAAAGCTCAGTTTCCAGGTATCTGGACAGATGCAAATGATAGCGAAGTAATATGGAAAGCCAAGCGTGTTGGTACAACAGATTCTAGAATTGGAGATTCATATTTTCGCCAAACTGGGGGAATTGTATTGTATGCACCAGCTTTTAAATTGATTAATACTTTTGATAAAATAAACGATTTACGCTACCCTGCTTATATTAAATTTGATGCAACAAGAACAGGTACAAAATCGCAGTATTTAGTAAACAAATACATTGGTGGAACATCAACAACGCCTGGTTTAGCCGATATTAAATTATTTCGCACTGGAGAAATGTATTTAATTAAAGCAGAGGCTGAAGCTGAATCTACTGGCGATGCTGCTGGTGATTTAAATGCCTTACGTAACGCTCGGATTAATGGATATGTAAATGCGACTTTTGCTGATAAGGCAACTTTAATTACAGCGATTCTTGATGAACGTTATAAAGAGCTTGCTTTTGAAGGTCACCGGTTTTTTGATTTAAAAAGAAGAAACCTACCTGTACAACGTTTGGCTGCTGATGCTGTAAATGCTTCAGGTGCAGTTACTTTACTTACCACTCAAGCACAATATTC